A single genomic interval of Falco naumanni isolate bFalNau1 chromosome 11, bFalNau1.pat, whole genome shotgun sequence harbors:
- the LOC121095479 gene encoding methylcrotonoyl-CoA carboxylase beta chain, mitochondrial-like isoform X2 has translation MMFLLLSVLRVMWNRATVCSRGRLAPSTSCPLLPSTLHRVFHRERQDLCHGRGPVSPLCRGHGPVSPLCHSEGPASPLCHGQGPGRAPAALPCRSLSSRAKSQQAAKRYPLLDGRIRSVFRHVFEENLRNSEAVIKRYSELLEMLSKGGGENAILRHTQRNKKLFVRERLKLLLDDESFLELSPLAGLNMPYGDIPAAGCLTGIGKICGVWCVFMANDATVKGGTIYPIGVKKQLRAQEIAMQNRLLSVYLVDSGGAFLPLQSELFPDKLHGGRVFYNEAIMSAMRIPQVAVVCGSCVAGGAYVPTMAEEAVIIDKIGTLFLAGPPLVKAATGEYVSPEDLGGAKLHTEVSGCSDHFASSEKEAYECIRNVISTLNYDPLPEEITEHDSPLYSPDELLGLAPRDYRCTLPVKLILSRLMDGSRFQEFKANYGTTLVTGFGHVEGHLVGIVANNGELSHDASLKGSHFVQLCSQRSIPILFFQNTAPPIAEPTSISQAEAHSNRLKAQASMMAAVACSAVPKITVVIGGCYGSESYVMCGRSFSPNFLFLWPNARVALMDSRHFSTVPQAGDSDCTGDESELKHLKKKIFLRKHKRLTDFKKQPTPPETIQPQIKIFCCM, from the exons ATgatgtttcttctcctttcgGTCCTTAGGGTCATGTGGAACAGGGCCACCGTGTGCTCCCGCGGCAGGCTggcccccagcacctcctgcccactgctgcccagcaccctgcaccgTGTGTTCCACAGGGAGCGCCAGGACCTGTGCCATGGCAGGGGGCCGGTGAGCCCCCTGTGCCGTGGCCATGGCCCAGTGAGCCCCCTGTGCCATAGCGAGGGGCCAGCGAGCCCCCTGTGCCATGGCCAGGGCCCAGGGAGGGCACCagccgccctgccctgccgttCGCTGAGCAGCAGAGCCAAGTCCCAGCAGGCTGCAAAGCGTTACCCGCTCTTGGATGGACGGATCCGGTCCGTGTTCCGGCATGTGTTtgaagaaaatttaagaaacaGTGAGGCTGTGATTAAAAG ataCTCAGAGTTGCTAGAGATGCTCAGtaaaggagggggagaaaatgCGATCTTGCGTCATACTCAGAGAAACAAGAAGCTGTTTGTTCGTGAACGCCTGAAGTTGCTACTTGATGATGAGTCTTTTCTTGAGCTGTCTCCGCTGGCAGGCCTCAATATGCCATATGGTgacatccctgctgctgggtgcctTACTG GAATTGGCAAAATCTGTGGGGTCTGGTGTGTCTTCATGGCAAATGATGCAACTGTAAAAGGAGGCACTATTTATCCGATTGGAGTGAAGAAACAATTAAGAGCCCAAGAAATAGCCATGCAGAACAGGCTGTTATCCGTGTACCTTGTTGACAGTGGGGGAGCATTCCTGCCACTACAG TCAGAGCTGTTTCCTGACAAGTTGCATGGTGGCAGAGTTTTCTACAATGAAGCAATCATGTCTGCCATGAGAATCCCTCAG GTGGCAGTGGTGTGCGGCTCCTGTGTAGCTGGAGGGGCCTATGTTCCAACCATGGCAGAAGAAGCTGTGATTATAGATAAAATCGGTACGCTCTTCCTTGCTGGTCCACCTCTGGTAAAAGCTGCTACAGGAGAATATGTCTCTCCCGAGGACCTAGGAGGAGCCAAACTTCACACTGA AGTCAGTGGCTGTAGTGATCATTTTGCGTCTTCAGAAAAGGAAGCCTATGAATGTATTCGAAATGTTATCTCTACATTGAATTATGATCCGCTGCCAGAGGAGATCACAGAGCATGACAGTCCTCTGTATAGTCCTGATGAGCTCTTGGGGCTGGCACCGCGAGATTATAGGTGTACTCTTCCTGTGAAACTG ATTCTGAGCCGTCTGATGGATGGAAGCAGATTCCAGGAATTTAAGGCTAATTATGGAACAACATTAGTGACAGGATTTGGCCACGTGGAAGG GCACTTGGTGGGGATAGTAGCTAACAACGGGGAGCTGTCTCATGATGCTTCTCTCAAGGGTAGCCATTTCGTACAGCTGTGCAGCCAGCGGAGCATTCCAATCctctttttccaaaatactgcCCCGCCTATAGCAGAGCCAACCAGCATCTCACAG gcaGAGGCTCACTCCAACAGATTAAAAGCCCAGGCCTCCATGATGGCTGCTGTTGCTTGTTCTGCTGTTCCCAAAATAACCGTTGTCATTGGCGGCTGTTATGGGAGCGAAAGTTACGTGATG TGTGGGAGATCGTTCAGTCCAAACTTTCTGTTCTTGTGGCCTAATGCAAGAGTTGCTCTTATGGATTCAAGACATTTCTCCACAGTCCCACAAGCTGGGGACAGTGACTGTACAGGAGATGAATCAGAGCtaaaacatctgaagaaaaa GATCTTCCTAAGGAAACACAAACGTTTGactgactttaaaaaacaaccaaccccccCTGAAACCATACAACCCCAAATCAAGATATTCTGCTGTATGTGA
- the LOC121095479 gene encoding methylcrotonoyl-CoA carboxylase beta chain, mitochondrial-like isoform X1, whose translation MMFLLLSVLRVMWNRATVCSRGRLAPSTSCPLLPSTLHRVFHRERQDLCHGRGPVSPLCRGHGPVSPLCHSEGPASPLCHGQGPGRAPAALPCRSLSSRAKSQQAAKRYPLLDGRIRSVFRHVFEENLRNSEAVIKRYSELLEMLSKGGGENAILRHTQRNKKLFVRERLKLLLDDESFLELSPLAGLNMPYGDIPAAGCLTGIGKICGVWCVFMANDATVKGGTIYPIGVKKQLRAQEIAMQNRLLSVYLVDSGGAFLPLQSELFPDKLHGGRVFYNEAIMSAMRIPQVAVVCGSCVAGGAYVPTMAEEAVIIDKIGTLFLAGPPLVKAATGEYVSPEDLGGAKLHTEVSGCSDHFASSEKEAYECIRNVISTLNYDPLPEEITEHDSPLYSPDELLGLAPRDYRCTLPVKLILSRLMDGSRFQEFKANYGTTLVTGFGHVEGHLVGIVANNGELSHDASLKGSHFVQLCSQRSIPILFFQNTAPPIAEPTSISQAEAHSNRLKAQASMMAAVACSAVPKITVVIGGCYGSESYVMCGRSFSPNFLFLWPNARVALMDSRHFSTVPQAGDSDCTGDESELKHLKKKLEEESSAFYSSARLWDDGVILPQNTRKVIAQCLEIMEQQKYQVISPWQYPVIRV comes from the exons ATgatgtttcttctcctttcgGTCCTTAGGGTCATGTGGAACAGGGCCACCGTGTGCTCCCGCGGCAGGCTggcccccagcacctcctgcccactgctgcccagcaccctgcaccgTGTGTTCCACAGGGAGCGCCAGGACCTGTGCCATGGCAGGGGGCCGGTGAGCCCCCTGTGCCGTGGCCATGGCCCAGTGAGCCCCCTGTGCCATAGCGAGGGGCCAGCGAGCCCCCTGTGCCATGGCCAGGGCCCAGGGAGGGCACCagccgccctgccctgccgttCGCTGAGCAGCAGAGCCAAGTCCCAGCAGGCTGCAAAGCGTTACCCGCTCTTGGATGGACGGATCCGGTCCGTGTTCCGGCATGTGTTtgaagaaaatttaagaaacaGTGAGGCTGTGATTAAAAG ataCTCAGAGTTGCTAGAGATGCTCAGtaaaggagggggagaaaatgCGATCTTGCGTCATACTCAGAGAAACAAGAAGCTGTTTGTTCGTGAACGCCTGAAGTTGCTACTTGATGATGAGTCTTTTCTTGAGCTGTCTCCGCTGGCAGGCCTCAATATGCCATATGGTgacatccctgctgctgggtgcctTACTG GAATTGGCAAAATCTGTGGGGTCTGGTGTGTCTTCATGGCAAATGATGCAACTGTAAAAGGAGGCACTATTTATCCGATTGGAGTGAAGAAACAATTAAGAGCCCAAGAAATAGCCATGCAGAACAGGCTGTTATCCGTGTACCTTGTTGACAGTGGGGGAGCATTCCTGCCACTACAG TCAGAGCTGTTTCCTGACAAGTTGCATGGTGGCAGAGTTTTCTACAATGAAGCAATCATGTCTGCCATGAGAATCCCTCAG GTGGCAGTGGTGTGCGGCTCCTGTGTAGCTGGAGGGGCCTATGTTCCAACCATGGCAGAAGAAGCTGTGATTATAGATAAAATCGGTACGCTCTTCCTTGCTGGTCCACCTCTGGTAAAAGCTGCTACAGGAGAATATGTCTCTCCCGAGGACCTAGGAGGAGCCAAACTTCACACTGA AGTCAGTGGCTGTAGTGATCATTTTGCGTCTTCAGAAAAGGAAGCCTATGAATGTATTCGAAATGTTATCTCTACATTGAATTATGATCCGCTGCCAGAGGAGATCACAGAGCATGACAGTCCTCTGTATAGTCCTGATGAGCTCTTGGGGCTGGCACCGCGAGATTATAGGTGTACTCTTCCTGTGAAACTG ATTCTGAGCCGTCTGATGGATGGAAGCAGATTCCAGGAATTTAAGGCTAATTATGGAACAACATTAGTGACAGGATTTGGCCACGTGGAAGG GCACTTGGTGGGGATAGTAGCTAACAACGGGGAGCTGTCTCATGATGCTTCTCTCAAGGGTAGCCATTTCGTACAGCTGTGCAGCCAGCGGAGCATTCCAATCctctttttccaaaatactgcCCCGCCTATAGCAGAGCCAACCAGCATCTCACAG gcaGAGGCTCACTCCAACAGATTAAAAGCCCAGGCCTCCATGATGGCTGCTGTTGCTTGTTCTGCTGTTCCCAAAATAACCGTTGTCATTGGCGGCTGTTATGGGAGCGAAAGTTACGTGATG TGTGGGAGATCGTTCAGTCCAAACTTTCTGTTCTTGTGGCCTAATGCAAGAGTTGCTCTTATGGATTCAAGACATTTCTCCACAGTCCCACAAGCTGGGGACAGTGACTGTACAGGAGATGAATCAGAGCtaaaacatctgaagaaaaa gctagaggaagaaagcagtgcATTTTACtcctctgccagactctgggATGATGGTGTAATTCTACCTCAAAATACTAGAAAG gtAATTGCACAGTGCTTAGAGATTATGGAGCAGCAGAAGTACCAGGTCATATCTCCGTGGCAATATCCTGTCATCAGAGTGTAA
- the LOC121095479 gene encoding methylcrotonoyl-CoA carboxylase beta chain, mitochondrial-like isoform X3, whose protein sequence is MWNRATVCSRGRLAPSTSCPLLPSTLHRVFHRERQDLCHGRGPVSPLCRGHGPVSPLCHSEGPASPLCHGQGPGRAPAALPCRSLSSRAKSQQAAKRYPLLDGRIRSVFRHVFEENLRNSEAVIKRYSELLEMLSKGGGENAILRHTQRNKKLFVRERLKLLLDDESFLELSPLAGLNMPYGDIPAAGCLTGIGKICGVWCVFMANDATVKGGTIYPIGVKKQLRAQEIAMQNRLLSVYLVDSGGAFLPLQSELFPDKLHGGRVFYNEAIMSAMRIPQVAVVCGSCVAGGAYVPTMAEEAVIIDKIGTLFLAGPPLVKAATGEYVSPEDLGGAKLHTEVSGCSDHFASSEKEAYECIRNVISTLNYDPLPEEITEHDSPLYSPDELLGLAPRDYRCTLPVKLILSRLMDGSRFQEFKANYGTTLVTGFGHVEGHLVGIVANNGELSHDASLKGSHFVQLCSQRSIPILFFQNTAPPIAEPTSISQAEAHSNRLKAQASMMAAVACSAVPKITVVIGGCYGSESYVMCGRSFSPNFLFLWPNARVALMDSRHFSTVPQAGDSDCTGDESELKHLKKKLEEESSAFYSSARLWDDGVILPQNTRKVIAQCLEIMEQQKYQVISPWQYPVIRV, encoded by the exons ATGTGGAACAGGGCCACCGTGTGCTCCCGCGGCAGGCTggcccccagcacctcctgcccactgctgcccagcaccctgcaccgTGTGTTCCACAGGGAGCGCCAGGACCTGTGCCATGGCAGGGGGCCGGTGAGCCCCCTGTGCCGTGGCCATGGCCCAGTGAGCCCCCTGTGCCATAGCGAGGGGCCAGCGAGCCCCCTGTGCCATGGCCAGGGCCCAGGGAGGGCACCagccgccctgccctgccgttCGCTGAGCAGCAGAGCCAAGTCCCAGCAGGCTGCAAAGCGTTACCCGCTCTTGGATGGACGGATCCGGTCCGTGTTCCGGCATGTGTTtgaagaaaatttaagaaacaGTGAGGCTGTGATTAAAAG ataCTCAGAGTTGCTAGAGATGCTCAGtaaaggagggggagaaaatgCGATCTTGCGTCATACTCAGAGAAACAAGAAGCTGTTTGTTCGTGAACGCCTGAAGTTGCTACTTGATGATGAGTCTTTTCTTGAGCTGTCTCCGCTGGCAGGCCTCAATATGCCATATGGTgacatccctgctgctgggtgcctTACTG GAATTGGCAAAATCTGTGGGGTCTGGTGTGTCTTCATGGCAAATGATGCAACTGTAAAAGGAGGCACTATTTATCCGATTGGAGTGAAGAAACAATTAAGAGCCCAAGAAATAGCCATGCAGAACAGGCTGTTATCCGTGTACCTTGTTGACAGTGGGGGAGCATTCCTGCCACTACAG TCAGAGCTGTTTCCTGACAAGTTGCATGGTGGCAGAGTTTTCTACAATGAAGCAATCATGTCTGCCATGAGAATCCCTCAG GTGGCAGTGGTGTGCGGCTCCTGTGTAGCTGGAGGGGCCTATGTTCCAACCATGGCAGAAGAAGCTGTGATTATAGATAAAATCGGTACGCTCTTCCTTGCTGGTCCACCTCTGGTAAAAGCTGCTACAGGAGAATATGTCTCTCCCGAGGACCTAGGAGGAGCCAAACTTCACACTGA AGTCAGTGGCTGTAGTGATCATTTTGCGTCTTCAGAAAAGGAAGCCTATGAATGTATTCGAAATGTTATCTCTACATTGAATTATGATCCGCTGCCAGAGGAGATCACAGAGCATGACAGTCCTCTGTATAGTCCTGATGAGCTCTTGGGGCTGGCACCGCGAGATTATAGGTGTACTCTTCCTGTGAAACTG ATTCTGAGCCGTCTGATGGATGGAAGCAGATTCCAGGAATTTAAGGCTAATTATGGAACAACATTAGTGACAGGATTTGGCCACGTGGAAGG GCACTTGGTGGGGATAGTAGCTAACAACGGGGAGCTGTCTCATGATGCTTCTCTCAAGGGTAGCCATTTCGTACAGCTGTGCAGCCAGCGGAGCATTCCAATCctctttttccaaaatactgcCCCGCCTATAGCAGAGCCAACCAGCATCTCACAG gcaGAGGCTCACTCCAACAGATTAAAAGCCCAGGCCTCCATGATGGCTGCTGTTGCTTGTTCTGCTGTTCCCAAAATAACCGTTGTCATTGGCGGCTGTTATGGGAGCGAAAGTTACGTGATG TGTGGGAGATCGTTCAGTCCAAACTTTCTGTTCTTGTGGCCTAATGCAAGAGTTGCTCTTATGGATTCAAGACATTTCTCCACAGTCCCACAAGCTGGGGACAGTGACTGTACAGGAGATGAATCAGAGCtaaaacatctgaagaaaaa gctagaggaagaaagcagtgcATTTTACtcctctgccagactctgggATGATGGTGTAATTCTACCTCAAAATACTAGAAAG gtAATTGCACAGTGCTTAGAGATTATGGAGCAGCAGAAGTACCAGGTCATATCTCCGTGGCAATATCCTGTCATCAGAGTGTAA
- the RPE65 gene encoding retinoid isomerohydrolase: MYSQVEHPAGGYKKLFETVEELSSPVTAHVTGRIPTWLRGSLLRCGPGLFEVGAEPFYHLFDGQALLHKFDFKEGHVTYHRRFVRTDAYVRAMTEKRIVITEFGTYAYPDPCKNIFSRFFSYFKGVEVTDNALVNVYPVGEDYYACTETNFITKINPDTLETIKQVDLCKYVSVNGATAHPHIENDGTVYNIGNCFGKNFALAYNIIRIPPLQADKEDPMNKSEVVVQFPCSDRFKPSYVHSFGLTSNYIVFVETPVKINLLKFLSSWSLWGANYMDCFESNETMGVWLHVAEKKKGRLLNIKYRTSAFNLFHHINTYEDNGFLIVDLCTWKGFEFVYNYLYLANLRANWDEVKRQAEKAPQPEARRYVLPLNIDKADTGKNLVTLPYTTATATLRSDETIWLEPEVIFSGPRHAFEFPQINYKKYGGKPYTYTYGLGLNHFVPDRLCKLNVKTKETWVWQEPDSYPSEPIFVSHPDALEEDDGVVLSIVISPGTGPKPAYLLILSAKDMSEVARAEVEVNIPVTFHGLFKRA; encoded by the exons ATGTACAGCCA AGTCGAGCATCCCGCTGGAGGCTACAAGAAGCTCTTTGAGACCGTGGAGGAGCTGTCCTCTCCAGTGACCGCCCACGTCACAG GCAGGATTCCCACCTGGCTGCGAGGAAGCCTCCTAAGATGTGGTCCTGGCTTGTTTGAGGTGGGTGCAGAGCCCTTCTATCACCTCTTCGATGGCCAGGCGCTCCTCCACAAGTTCGACTTCAAGGAGGGGCACGTTACCTACCACCGAAG gtTTGTCAGGACTGATGCTTACGTGAGAGCGATGACCGAAAAAAGGATCGTGATAACAGAATTTGGCACCTATGCATACCCAGACCCATGCAAGAACATCTTTTCCAG GTTTTTCTCATACTTCAAAGGTGTGGAGGTCACTGATAACGCCCTCGTTAATGTCTACCCTGTTGGTGAAGATTACTATGCTTGTACTGAGACCAACTTCATAACCAAAATTAACCCAGATACGTTAGAGACAATTAAGCAG GTGGATCTCTGTAAATACGTGTCCGTCAATGGGGCAACTGCTCATCCCCACATTGAAAACGACGGGACGGTTTACAACATTGGcaattgctttggaaaaaacttTGCGCTTGCCTATAACATCATACGGATTCCTCCACTTCAGGCAG ACAAGGAAGACCCGATGAACAAGTCGGAGGTGGTGGTGCAGTTCCCTTGCAGCGACAGGTTTAAGCCCTCTTACGTTCACAG CTTTGGGCTGACTTCAAACTACATAGTCTTTGTTGAAACACCAGTGAAAATCAACCTCCTCAAGTTCCTCTCCTCCTGGAGCCTTTGGGGAGCCAACTACATGGACTGCTTTGAGTCCAACGAAACCATGGGG GTCTGGCTTCATgtggcagagaaaaagaaaggcaggctCCTCAACATCAAATACCGCACCTCAGCCTTCAACCTCTTCCATCACATTAACACCTATGAAGATAACGGATTTCTGATCGTTGACCTCTGCACCTGGAAGGG GTTCGAGTTTGTTTACAATTACCTCTACTTAGCCAACTTGCGAGCAAACTGGGATGAAGTGAAACGACAGGCAGAGAAAGCCCCGCAGCCTGAAGCCCGCAGATATGTGCTGCCCCTGAACATTGACAAG GCTGACACGGGCAAGAACTTGGTCACCCTGCCCTACACGACAGCTACAGCAACGCTGCGCAGCGATGAGACCATCTGGCTGGAGCCAGAAGTTATTTTCTCAGGGCCGCGCCATG cctTTGAATTTCCACAGATCAATTACAAGAAATACGGTGGGAAACCTTACACGTATACATATGGGCTGGGGCTGAATCACTTTGTCCCAGACAGG CTTTGCAAGCTGAATGTTAAAACAAAGGAGACCTGGGTGTGGCAGGAGCCGGATTCCTACCCATCGGAGCCAATCTTCGTTTCCCATCCAGATGCCCTGGAGGAAGATGATG GGGTTGTGCTGAGCATCGTGATCAGCCCGGGCACAGGGCCGAAGCCCGCTTACCTCCTGATCCTGAGCGCCAAAGACATGAGTGAGGTGGCCAGGGCTGAAGTGGAGGTGAACATCCCCGTGACTTTCCACGGACTCTTCAAAAGAGCGTGA